In Vanessa cardui chromosome 8, ilVanCard2.1, whole genome shotgun sequence, the following are encoded in one genomic region:
- the LOC124532110 gene encoding disks large 1 tumor suppressor protein isoform X4 produces the protein MPVRKQEAHRALELLEDYHSKLIKPQDRQLRLAIERVIRIFKSRLFQALLDIQEFYELTLLDDTKSIQQKTVETIRIANKWESDGVRGEAQSVDNDYRSVSNAFLQDNNRKSDNRNVDTPDSARVGAIPSIISPRGDAEEKKVHVSSPEMKQINGIEGGSERTVGDDGFLYLTVVLSRAGGAGLGFSIAGGSDNPHVADDPLIYVTKLIPGGAAAASQLQINDAILQVNDTSVENVSHAEAVDALKKAGSTVRLKIRRRQTGENTLNVSQISNKEEAVEIELVKGGSGLGFSIAGGLGNQHIPGDNGIYVTKIMAGGAAHRDGRLRVGDKLLMVKNTSKGDVNLDNVTHEDAVSALKASGERVLLVLVPGPRHGQPSPRTSRANTPSSTANSLRREDAQDGPDGPDGPDAPDAEEPRVVELEKGPQGLGFNIVGGEDGHGIYVSFLLAGGPAERSARLRRGDRLLAVNDVDITHATHEQAAKALKSTGQNVKLTVVYRPQEYNKFEARINELKQHHTLLRTSQKRSLYVRALFDYDPIRDDGLPSRGLPFRYGDILHVTNASDDEWWQARRLDSTDPEAIGIIPSKRRWERKQRARDRQVKFQGQGTPVSTSQSTLERKKKTLSFSRKFPFMKSREDGKSEDGSDQEPFMLCYTQEDTNADGEILYRVELPMMEEITLIYLEDESQDEAVLSYETVQQLTISYTRPVIILGPLKDRINDDLISEFPDKFGSCVPHTTRPRRDYEVDGRDYHFVGSREQMERDIQNHLFIEAGQYNDNLYGTSVASVREVAEKGKHCILDVSGNAIKRLQVAQLYPIAIFIKPKSVESIMEMTKRMTEDQAKKTYERALKMEQEFAEYFTAVVTGDTPEEIYAKVKAVITAESGPAVWVPRRDPL, from the exons ATGCCAGTTCGTAAGCAAG agGCCCACCGAGCATTAGAACTGCTGGAAGACTATCACAGCAAATTAATTAAGCCGCAGGACCGCCAGCTTCGTCTCGCGATCGAAAGAGTTATCAGAATTTTTAAATCACGCCTTTTTCAAGCTCTTCTTG ATATTCAAGAATTTTACGAATTAACCCTTCTCGATGATACGAAATCTATTCAACAGAAAACTGTTGAAACAATTCGTATAGCAAACAAGTGGGAGTCTGATGGTGTCCGGGGTGAA GCACAATCAGTGGATAATGATTACAGATCAGTTTCGAATGCTTTTCTACAGGATAACAATAGAAAATCGGACAATCGCAATGTCGACACACCAGATTCAGCACGG GTCGGAGCAATTCCTTCCATTATATCACCAAGAGGAGACGCAGAAGAAAAGAAG GTTCACGTCTCATCACCTGAAATGAAGcag ATAAATGGAATAGAAGGTGGTTCGGAGCGCACTGTCGGCGATGACGGCTTTTTGTACTTAACTGTGGTTTTATCTCGCGCGGGCGGCGCTGGGCTCGGGTTCAGTATCGCCGGCGGCTCGGACAACCCTCACGTCGCCGACGACCCGCTCATCTACGTCACTAAACTCATACCCGGGGGCGCGGCCGCGGCTAGTCAGCTGCAAATAAACGATGCAATACTACAG GTTAACGACACATCAGTCGAGAATGTATCGCATGCTGAGGCAGTCGACGCGTTAAAAAAGGCAGGAAGCACAGTAAGACTG AAAATAAGACGTCGGCAAACGGGAGAAAACACATTAAATGTTTCTCAAATATCAAACAAGGAGGAGGCTGTAGAGATAGAGTTGGTGAAGGGCGGTTCCGGGTTAGGCTTTAGCATAGCAGGCGGATTGGGCAATCAGCACATACCGGGTGACAATGGCATATACGTAACCAAGATCATGGCCGGAGGGGCCGCGCATCGCGATGGGCGTTTAAGGGTCGGAGACAAGCTGCTAATGGTGAAAAATACATCA AAAGGCGACGTGAACCTCGACAACGTGACCCACGAGGACGCCGTGAGCGCCCTGAAGGCGTCGGGCGAGCGCGTGCTGCTCGTGCTCGTGCCCGGCCCGCGCCACGGACAGCCCTCGCCGCGCACCTCCAGGGCCAACACCC CGTCGAGCACGGCCAACTCGCTGCGGCGCGAGGACGCGCAGGACGGACCGGACGGGCCGGACGGGCCGGACGCGCCGGACGCCGAGGAGCCGCGCGTCGTGGAGCTGGAGAAGGGCCCGCAGGGGCTCGGCTTCAACATCGTGGGCGGGGAGGACGGGCACGGCATCTACGTGTCGTTCCTGCTGGCGGGCGGGCCGGCCGAGCGCTCGGCGCGGCTGCGGCGCGGCGACCGCCTGCTGGCCGTCAACGACGTGGACATCACGCACGCCACGCACGAGCAGGCCGCCAAGGCGCTCAAG AGTACAGGGCAGAATGTAAAATTGACGGTAGTGTACAGGCCACAGGAATACAACAAATTTGAAGCTCGTATCAATGAATTGAAACAACATCATACACTACTAAGGACATCTCAAAAACGATCACTATATGTAAG agcTCTTTTCGACTATGATCCCATTAGGGATGATGGGTTACCTTCTAGAGGCCTACCCTTCCGCTACGGTGATATCCTACATGTCACCAATGCCTCTGACGACGAGTGGTGGCAAGCGAG GCGGCTGGACAGCACGGACCCGGAGGCGATCGGCATCATCCCGTCCAAGCGGCGCTGGGAGCGCAAGCAGCGCGCGCGCGACCGCCAGGTCAAGTTCCAGGGACAGGGCACGCCCGTCAGCACG agTCAGTCAACATTAGAGaggaaaaagaaaacattatcgTTTAGCAGGAAATTCCCATTCATGAAGAGCCGAGAGGATGGCAAGTCTGAAGATGGCTCGGACCAAGAGC CTTTCATGCTTTGTTACACACAAGAGGACACTAACGCAGACG GGGAAATCTTGTACCGAGTGGAACTTCCCATGATGGAGGAGATAACGCTCATATATCTCGAGGACGAGA GTCAGGACGAAGCCGTTTTGTCATACGAAACAGTTCAACAGTTAACTATTAGTTACACGAGACCAGTAATAATATTGGGTCCACTCAAAGATAGGATCAACGATGATCTTATATCAGAGTTCCCTGACAAGTTTGGAAGCTGCGTGCCTC ATACGACCCGGCCGCGGCGGGACTACGAAGTGGACGGCCGCGACTACCACTTCGTGGGCAGTCGCGAGCAGATGGAGCGCGACATACAGAACCACTTGTTCATCGAAGCGGGCCAGTACAACGACAACCTGTACGGCACCTCCGTGGCCTCCGTGCGGGAGGTGGCCGAGAAA GGCAAACATTGCATTTTGGATGTAAGCGGTAACGCTATTAAGAGGTTACAAGTTGCGCAACTCTATCCCATTGCCATATTTATTAAACCAAAGAGTGTAGAGTCTATAAT GGAAATGACGAAGCGAATGACCGAAGATCAAGCGAAGAAAACGTACGAACGCGCTCTTAAGATGGAGCAAGAATTCGCCGAATATTTTACTG CCGTGGTGACGGGCGACACGCCGGAGGAGATCTACGCGAAAGTGAAGGCGGTGATCACGGCGGAGAGCGGGCCCGCCGTGTGGGTGCCGCGCCGCGACCCGCTGTGA
- the LOC124532110 gene encoding disks large 1 tumor suppressor protein isoform X1 — protein MPVRKQEAHRALELLEDYHSKLIKPQDRQLRLAIERVIRIFKSRLFQALLDIQEFYELTLLDDTKSIQQKTVETIRIANKWESDGVRGEAQSVDNDYRSVSNAFLQDNNRKSDNRNVDTPDSARVGAIPSIISPRGDAEEKKVHVSSPEMKQLQINGIEGGSERTVGDDGFLYLTVVLSRAGGAGLGFSIAGGSDNPHVADDPLIYVTKLIPGGAAAASQLQINDAILQVNDTSVENVSHAEAVDALKKAGSTVRLKIRRRQTGENTLNVSQISNKEEAVEIELVKGGSGLGFSIAGGLGNQHIPGDNGIYVTKIMAGGAAHRDGRLRVGDKLLMVKNTSKGDVNLDNVTHEDAVSALKASGERVLLVLVPGPRHGQPSPRTSRANTPILAASSTANSLRREDAQDGPDGPDGPDAPDAEEPRVVELEKGPQGLGFNIVGGEDGHGIYVSFLLAGGPAERSARLRRGDRLLAVNDVDITHATHEQAAKALKSTGQNVKLTVVYRPQEYNKFEARINELKQHHTLLRTSQKRSLYVRALFDYDPIRDDGLPSRGLPFRYGDILHVTNASDDEWWQARRLDSTDPEAIGIIPSKRRWERKQRARDRQVKFQGQGTPVSTSQSTLERKKKTLSFSRKFPFMKSREDGKSEDGSDQEPFMLCYTQEDTNADGEILYRVELPMMEEITLIYLEDESQDEAVLSYETVQQLTISYTRPVIILGPLKDRINDDLISEFPDKFGSCVPHTTRPRRDYEVDGRDYHFVGSREQMERDIQNHLFIEAGQYNDNLYGTSVASVREVAEKGKHCILDVSGNAIKRLQVAQLYPIAIFIKPKSVESIMEMTKRMTEDQAKKTYERALKMEQEFAEYFTAVVTGDTPEEIYAKVKAVITAESGPAVWVPRRDPL, from the exons ATGCCAGTTCGTAAGCAAG agGCCCACCGAGCATTAGAACTGCTGGAAGACTATCACAGCAAATTAATTAAGCCGCAGGACCGCCAGCTTCGTCTCGCGATCGAAAGAGTTATCAGAATTTTTAAATCACGCCTTTTTCAAGCTCTTCTTG ATATTCAAGAATTTTACGAATTAACCCTTCTCGATGATACGAAATCTATTCAACAGAAAACTGTTGAAACAATTCGTATAGCAAACAAGTGGGAGTCTGATGGTGTCCGGGGTGAA GCACAATCAGTGGATAATGATTACAGATCAGTTTCGAATGCTTTTCTACAGGATAACAATAGAAAATCGGACAATCGCAATGTCGACACACCAGATTCAGCACGG GTCGGAGCAATTCCTTCCATTATATCACCAAGAGGAGACGCAGAAGAAAAGAAG GTTCACGTCTCATCACCTGAAATGAAGcag TTGCAGATAAATGGAATAGAAGGTGGTTCGGAGCGCACTGTCGGCGATGACGGCTTTTTGTACTTAACTGTGGTTTTATCTCGCGCGGGCGGCGCTGGGCTCGGGTTCAGTATCGCCGGCGGCTCGGACAACCCTCACGTCGCCGACGACCCGCTCATCTACGTCACTAAACTCATACCCGGGGGCGCGGCCGCGGCTAGTCAGCTGCAAATAAACGATGCAATACTACAG GTTAACGACACATCAGTCGAGAATGTATCGCATGCTGAGGCAGTCGACGCGTTAAAAAAGGCAGGAAGCACAGTAAGACTG AAAATAAGACGTCGGCAAACGGGAGAAAACACATTAAATGTTTCTCAAATATCAAACAAGGAGGAGGCTGTAGAGATAGAGTTGGTGAAGGGCGGTTCCGGGTTAGGCTTTAGCATAGCAGGCGGATTGGGCAATCAGCACATACCGGGTGACAATGGCATATACGTAACCAAGATCATGGCCGGAGGGGCCGCGCATCGCGATGGGCGTTTAAGGGTCGGAGACAAGCTGCTAATGGTGAAAAATACATCA AAAGGCGACGTGAACCTCGACAACGTGACCCACGAGGACGCCGTGAGCGCCCTGAAGGCGTCGGGCGAGCGCGTGCTGCTCGTGCTCGTGCCCGGCCCGCGCCACGGACAGCCCTCGCCGCGCACCTCCAGGGCCAACACCC CCATCCTCGCAGCGTCGAGCACGGCCAACTCGCTGCGGCGCGAGGACGCGCAGGACGGACCGGACGGGCCGGACGGGCCGGACGCGCCGGACGCCGAGGAGCCGCGCGTCGTGGAGCTGGAGAAGGGCCCGCAGGGGCTCGGCTTCAACATCGTGGGCGGGGAGGACGGGCACGGCATCTACGTGTCGTTCCTGCTGGCGGGCGGGCCGGCCGAGCGCTCGGCGCGGCTGCGGCGCGGCGACCGCCTGCTGGCCGTCAACGACGTGGACATCACGCACGCCACGCACGAGCAGGCCGCCAAGGCGCTCAAG AGTACAGGGCAGAATGTAAAATTGACGGTAGTGTACAGGCCACAGGAATACAACAAATTTGAAGCTCGTATCAATGAATTGAAACAACATCATACACTACTAAGGACATCTCAAAAACGATCACTATATGTAAG agcTCTTTTCGACTATGATCCCATTAGGGATGATGGGTTACCTTCTAGAGGCCTACCCTTCCGCTACGGTGATATCCTACATGTCACCAATGCCTCTGACGACGAGTGGTGGCAAGCGAG GCGGCTGGACAGCACGGACCCGGAGGCGATCGGCATCATCCCGTCCAAGCGGCGCTGGGAGCGCAAGCAGCGCGCGCGCGACCGCCAGGTCAAGTTCCAGGGACAGGGCACGCCCGTCAGCACG agTCAGTCAACATTAGAGaggaaaaagaaaacattatcgTTTAGCAGGAAATTCCCATTCATGAAGAGCCGAGAGGATGGCAAGTCTGAAGATGGCTCGGACCAAGAGC CTTTCATGCTTTGTTACACACAAGAGGACACTAACGCAGACG GGGAAATCTTGTACCGAGTGGAACTTCCCATGATGGAGGAGATAACGCTCATATATCTCGAGGACGAGA GTCAGGACGAAGCCGTTTTGTCATACGAAACAGTTCAACAGTTAACTATTAGTTACACGAGACCAGTAATAATATTGGGTCCACTCAAAGATAGGATCAACGATGATCTTATATCAGAGTTCCCTGACAAGTTTGGAAGCTGCGTGCCTC ATACGACCCGGCCGCGGCGGGACTACGAAGTGGACGGCCGCGACTACCACTTCGTGGGCAGTCGCGAGCAGATGGAGCGCGACATACAGAACCACTTGTTCATCGAAGCGGGCCAGTACAACGACAACCTGTACGGCACCTCCGTGGCCTCCGTGCGGGAGGTGGCCGAGAAA GGCAAACATTGCATTTTGGATGTAAGCGGTAACGCTATTAAGAGGTTACAAGTTGCGCAACTCTATCCCATTGCCATATTTATTAAACCAAAGAGTGTAGAGTCTATAAT GGAAATGACGAAGCGAATGACCGAAGATCAAGCGAAGAAAACGTACGAACGCGCTCTTAAGATGGAGCAAGAATTCGCCGAATATTTTACTG CCGTGGTGACGGGCGACACGCCGGAGGAGATCTACGCGAAAGTGAAGGCGGTGATCACGGCGGAGAGCGGGCCCGCCGTGTGGGTGCCGCGCCGCGACCCGCTGTGA
- the LOC124532110 gene encoding disks large 1 tumor suppressor protein isoform X5, translated as MPVRKQEAHRALELLEDYHSKLIKPQDRQLRLAIERVIRIFKSRLFQALLDIQEFYELTLLDDTKSIQQKTVETIRIANKWESDGVRGEAQSVDNDYRSVSNAFLQDNNRKSDNRNVDTPDSARVGAIPSIISPRGDAEEKKVHVSSPEMKQLQINGIEGGSERTVGDDGFLYLTVVLSRAGGAGLGFSIAGGSDNPHVADDPLIYVTKLIPGGAAAASQLQINDAILQVNDTSVENVSHAEAVDALKKAGSTVRLKIRRRQTGENTLNVSQISNKEEAVEIELVKGGSGLGFSIAGGLGNQHIPGDNGIYVTKIMAGGAAHRDGRLRVGDKLLMVKNTSKGDVNLDNVTHEDAVSALKASGERVLLVLVPGPRHGQPSPRTSRANTPILAASSTANSLRREDAQDGPDGPDGPDAPDAEEPRVVELEKGPQGLGFNIVGGEDGHGIYVSFLLAGGPAERSARLRRGDRLLAVNDVDITHATHEQAAKALKSTGQNVKLTVVYRPQEYNKFEARINELKQHHTLLRTSQKRSLYVRALFDYDPIRDDGLPSRGLPFRYGDILHVTNASDDEWWQARRLDSTDPEAIGIIPSKRRWERKQRARDRQVKFQGQGTPVSTSQSTLERKKKTLSFSRKFPFMKSREDGKSEDGSDQEPFMLCYTQEDTNADGQDEAVLSYETVQQLTISYTRPVIILGPLKDRINDDLISEFPDKFGSCVPHTTRPRRDYEVDGRDYHFVGSREQMERDIQNHLFIEAGQYNDNLYGTSVASVREVAEKGKHCILDVSGNAIKRLQVAQLYPIAIFIKPKSVESIMEMTKRMTEDQAKKTYERALKMEQEFAEYFTAVVTGDTPEEIYAKVKAVITAESGPAVWVPRRDPL; from the exons ATGCCAGTTCGTAAGCAAG agGCCCACCGAGCATTAGAACTGCTGGAAGACTATCACAGCAAATTAATTAAGCCGCAGGACCGCCAGCTTCGTCTCGCGATCGAAAGAGTTATCAGAATTTTTAAATCACGCCTTTTTCAAGCTCTTCTTG ATATTCAAGAATTTTACGAATTAACCCTTCTCGATGATACGAAATCTATTCAACAGAAAACTGTTGAAACAATTCGTATAGCAAACAAGTGGGAGTCTGATGGTGTCCGGGGTGAA GCACAATCAGTGGATAATGATTACAGATCAGTTTCGAATGCTTTTCTACAGGATAACAATAGAAAATCGGACAATCGCAATGTCGACACACCAGATTCAGCACGG GTCGGAGCAATTCCTTCCATTATATCACCAAGAGGAGACGCAGAAGAAAAGAAG GTTCACGTCTCATCACCTGAAATGAAGcag TTGCAGATAAATGGAATAGAAGGTGGTTCGGAGCGCACTGTCGGCGATGACGGCTTTTTGTACTTAACTGTGGTTTTATCTCGCGCGGGCGGCGCTGGGCTCGGGTTCAGTATCGCCGGCGGCTCGGACAACCCTCACGTCGCCGACGACCCGCTCATCTACGTCACTAAACTCATACCCGGGGGCGCGGCCGCGGCTAGTCAGCTGCAAATAAACGATGCAATACTACAG GTTAACGACACATCAGTCGAGAATGTATCGCATGCTGAGGCAGTCGACGCGTTAAAAAAGGCAGGAAGCACAGTAAGACTG AAAATAAGACGTCGGCAAACGGGAGAAAACACATTAAATGTTTCTCAAATATCAAACAAGGAGGAGGCTGTAGAGATAGAGTTGGTGAAGGGCGGTTCCGGGTTAGGCTTTAGCATAGCAGGCGGATTGGGCAATCAGCACATACCGGGTGACAATGGCATATACGTAACCAAGATCATGGCCGGAGGGGCCGCGCATCGCGATGGGCGTTTAAGGGTCGGAGACAAGCTGCTAATGGTGAAAAATACATCA AAAGGCGACGTGAACCTCGACAACGTGACCCACGAGGACGCCGTGAGCGCCCTGAAGGCGTCGGGCGAGCGCGTGCTGCTCGTGCTCGTGCCCGGCCCGCGCCACGGACAGCCCTCGCCGCGCACCTCCAGGGCCAACACCC CCATCCTCGCAGCGTCGAGCACGGCCAACTCGCTGCGGCGCGAGGACGCGCAGGACGGACCGGACGGGCCGGACGGGCCGGACGCGCCGGACGCCGAGGAGCCGCGCGTCGTGGAGCTGGAGAAGGGCCCGCAGGGGCTCGGCTTCAACATCGTGGGCGGGGAGGACGGGCACGGCATCTACGTGTCGTTCCTGCTGGCGGGCGGGCCGGCCGAGCGCTCGGCGCGGCTGCGGCGCGGCGACCGCCTGCTGGCCGTCAACGACGTGGACATCACGCACGCCACGCACGAGCAGGCCGCCAAGGCGCTCAAG AGTACAGGGCAGAATGTAAAATTGACGGTAGTGTACAGGCCACAGGAATACAACAAATTTGAAGCTCGTATCAATGAATTGAAACAACATCATACACTACTAAGGACATCTCAAAAACGATCACTATATGTAAG agcTCTTTTCGACTATGATCCCATTAGGGATGATGGGTTACCTTCTAGAGGCCTACCCTTCCGCTACGGTGATATCCTACATGTCACCAATGCCTCTGACGACGAGTGGTGGCAAGCGAG GCGGCTGGACAGCACGGACCCGGAGGCGATCGGCATCATCCCGTCCAAGCGGCGCTGGGAGCGCAAGCAGCGCGCGCGCGACCGCCAGGTCAAGTTCCAGGGACAGGGCACGCCCGTCAGCACG agTCAGTCAACATTAGAGaggaaaaagaaaacattatcgTTTAGCAGGAAATTCCCATTCATGAAGAGCCGAGAGGATGGCAAGTCTGAAGATGGCTCGGACCAAGAGC CTTTCATGCTTTGTTACACACAAGAGGACACTAACGCAGACG GTCAGGACGAAGCCGTTTTGTCATACGAAACAGTTCAACAGTTAACTATTAGTTACACGAGACCAGTAATAATATTGGGTCCACTCAAAGATAGGATCAACGATGATCTTATATCAGAGTTCCCTGACAAGTTTGGAAGCTGCGTGCCTC ATACGACCCGGCCGCGGCGGGACTACGAAGTGGACGGCCGCGACTACCACTTCGTGGGCAGTCGCGAGCAGATGGAGCGCGACATACAGAACCACTTGTTCATCGAAGCGGGCCAGTACAACGACAACCTGTACGGCACCTCCGTGGCCTCCGTGCGGGAGGTGGCCGAGAAA GGCAAACATTGCATTTTGGATGTAAGCGGTAACGCTATTAAGAGGTTACAAGTTGCGCAACTCTATCCCATTGCCATATTTATTAAACCAAAGAGTGTAGAGTCTATAAT GGAAATGACGAAGCGAATGACCGAAGATCAAGCGAAGAAAACGTACGAACGCGCTCTTAAGATGGAGCAAGAATTCGCCGAATATTTTACTG CCGTGGTGACGGGCGACACGCCGGAGGAGATCTACGCGAAAGTGAAGGCGGTGATCACGGCGGAGAGCGGGCCCGCCGTGTGGGTGCCGCGCCGCGACCCGCTGTGA
- the LOC124532110 gene encoding disks large 1 tumor suppressor protein isoform X3, translating to MPVRKQEAHRALELLEDYHSKLIKPQDRQLRLAIERVIRIFKSRLFQALLDIQEFYELTLLDDTKSIQQKTVETIRIANKWESDGVRGEAQSVDNDYRSVSNAFLQDNNRKSDNRNVDTPDSARVGAIPSIISPRGDAEEKKVHVSSPEMKQLQINGIEGGSERTVGDDGFLYLTVVLSRAGGAGLGFSIAGGSDNPHVADDPLIYVTKLIPGGAAAASQLQINDAILQVNDTSVENVSHAEAVDALKKAGSTVRLKIRRRQTGENTLNVSQISNKEEAVEIELVKGGSGLGFSIAGGLGNQHIPGDNGIYVTKIMAGGAAHRDGRLRVGDKLLMVKNTSKGDVNLDNVTHEDAVSALKASGERVLLVLVPGPRHGQPSPRTSRANTPSSTANSLRREDAQDGPDGPDGPDAPDAEEPRVVELEKGPQGLGFNIVGGEDGHGIYVSFLLAGGPAERSARLRRGDRLLAVNDVDITHATHEQAAKALKSTGQNVKLTVVYRPQEYNKFEARINELKQHHTLLRTSQKRSLYVRALFDYDPIRDDGLPSRGLPFRYGDILHVTNASDDEWWQARRLDSTDPEAIGIIPSKRRWERKQRARDRQVKFQGQGTPVSTSQSTLERKKKTLSFSRKFPFMKSREDGKSEDGSDQEPFMLCYTQEDTNADGEILYRVELPMMEEITLIYLEDESQDEAVLSYETVQQLTISYTRPVIILGPLKDRINDDLISEFPDKFGSCVPHTTRPRRDYEVDGRDYHFVGSREQMERDIQNHLFIEAGQYNDNLYGTSVASVREVAEKGKHCILDVSGNAIKRLQVAQLYPIAIFIKPKSVESIMEMTKRMTEDQAKKTYERALKMEQEFAEYFTAVVTGDTPEEIYAKVKAVITAESGPAVWVPRRDPL from the exons ATGCCAGTTCGTAAGCAAG agGCCCACCGAGCATTAGAACTGCTGGAAGACTATCACAGCAAATTAATTAAGCCGCAGGACCGCCAGCTTCGTCTCGCGATCGAAAGAGTTATCAGAATTTTTAAATCACGCCTTTTTCAAGCTCTTCTTG ATATTCAAGAATTTTACGAATTAACCCTTCTCGATGATACGAAATCTATTCAACAGAAAACTGTTGAAACAATTCGTATAGCAAACAAGTGGGAGTCTGATGGTGTCCGGGGTGAA GCACAATCAGTGGATAATGATTACAGATCAGTTTCGAATGCTTTTCTACAGGATAACAATAGAAAATCGGACAATCGCAATGTCGACACACCAGATTCAGCACGG GTCGGAGCAATTCCTTCCATTATATCACCAAGAGGAGACGCAGAAGAAAAGAAG GTTCACGTCTCATCACCTGAAATGAAGcag TTGCAGATAAATGGAATAGAAGGTGGTTCGGAGCGCACTGTCGGCGATGACGGCTTTTTGTACTTAACTGTGGTTTTATCTCGCGCGGGCGGCGCTGGGCTCGGGTTCAGTATCGCCGGCGGCTCGGACAACCCTCACGTCGCCGACGACCCGCTCATCTACGTCACTAAACTCATACCCGGGGGCGCGGCCGCGGCTAGTCAGCTGCAAATAAACGATGCAATACTACAG GTTAACGACACATCAGTCGAGAATGTATCGCATGCTGAGGCAGTCGACGCGTTAAAAAAGGCAGGAAGCACAGTAAGACTG AAAATAAGACGTCGGCAAACGGGAGAAAACACATTAAATGTTTCTCAAATATCAAACAAGGAGGAGGCTGTAGAGATAGAGTTGGTGAAGGGCGGTTCCGGGTTAGGCTTTAGCATAGCAGGCGGATTGGGCAATCAGCACATACCGGGTGACAATGGCATATACGTAACCAAGATCATGGCCGGAGGGGCCGCGCATCGCGATGGGCGTTTAAGGGTCGGAGACAAGCTGCTAATGGTGAAAAATACATCA AAAGGCGACGTGAACCTCGACAACGTGACCCACGAGGACGCCGTGAGCGCCCTGAAGGCGTCGGGCGAGCGCGTGCTGCTCGTGCTCGTGCCCGGCCCGCGCCACGGACAGCCCTCGCCGCGCACCTCCAGGGCCAACACCC CGTCGAGCACGGCCAACTCGCTGCGGCGCGAGGACGCGCAGGACGGACCGGACGGGCCGGACGGGCCGGACGCGCCGGACGCCGAGGAGCCGCGCGTCGTGGAGCTGGAGAAGGGCCCGCAGGGGCTCGGCTTCAACATCGTGGGCGGGGAGGACGGGCACGGCATCTACGTGTCGTTCCTGCTGGCGGGCGGGCCGGCCGAGCGCTCGGCGCGGCTGCGGCGCGGCGACCGCCTGCTGGCCGTCAACGACGTGGACATCACGCACGCCACGCACGAGCAGGCCGCCAAGGCGCTCAAG AGTACAGGGCAGAATGTAAAATTGACGGTAGTGTACAGGCCACAGGAATACAACAAATTTGAAGCTCGTATCAATGAATTGAAACAACATCATACACTACTAAGGACATCTCAAAAACGATCACTATATGTAAG agcTCTTTTCGACTATGATCCCATTAGGGATGATGGGTTACCTTCTAGAGGCCTACCCTTCCGCTACGGTGATATCCTACATGTCACCAATGCCTCTGACGACGAGTGGTGGCAAGCGAG GCGGCTGGACAGCACGGACCCGGAGGCGATCGGCATCATCCCGTCCAAGCGGCGCTGGGAGCGCAAGCAGCGCGCGCGCGACCGCCAGGTCAAGTTCCAGGGACAGGGCACGCCCGTCAGCACG agTCAGTCAACATTAGAGaggaaaaagaaaacattatcgTTTAGCAGGAAATTCCCATTCATGAAGAGCCGAGAGGATGGCAAGTCTGAAGATGGCTCGGACCAAGAGC CTTTCATGCTTTGTTACACACAAGAGGACACTAACGCAGACG GGGAAATCTTGTACCGAGTGGAACTTCCCATGATGGAGGAGATAACGCTCATATATCTCGAGGACGAGA GTCAGGACGAAGCCGTTTTGTCATACGAAACAGTTCAACAGTTAACTATTAGTTACACGAGACCAGTAATAATATTGGGTCCACTCAAAGATAGGATCAACGATGATCTTATATCAGAGTTCCCTGACAAGTTTGGAAGCTGCGTGCCTC ATACGACCCGGCCGCGGCGGGACTACGAAGTGGACGGCCGCGACTACCACTTCGTGGGCAGTCGCGAGCAGATGGAGCGCGACATACAGAACCACTTGTTCATCGAAGCGGGCCAGTACAACGACAACCTGTACGGCACCTCCGTGGCCTCCGTGCGGGAGGTGGCCGAGAAA GGCAAACATTGCATTTTGGATGTAAGCGGTAACGCTATTAAGAGGTTACAAGTTGCGCAACTCTATCCCATTGCCATATTTATTAAACCAAAGAGTGTAGAGTCTATAAT GGAAATGACGAAGCGAATGACCGAAGATCAAGCGAAGAAAACGTACGAACGCGCTCTTAAGATGGAGCAAGAATTCGCCGAATATTTTACTG CCGTGGTGACGGGCGACACGCCGGAGGAGATCTACGCGAAAGTGAAGGCGGTGATCACGGCGGAGAGCGGGCCCGCCGTGTGGGTGCCGCGCCGCGACCCGCTGTGA